From Candoia aspera isolate rCanAsp1 chromosome 4, rCanAsp1.hap2, whole genome shotgun sequence, a single genomic window includes:
- the LOC134497317 gene encoding olfactory receptor 14A16-like, whose translation MANQSTVREFVLMGFSDDRDLQILHSVMFLIVYMTALTGNCLIIIAVVVDHHLHSPMYYFLVNLSFLDICSISTTVPKSIAVSLTNNKGISFAGCVTQIFLMVTFVGGELALLTIMAYDRYVAICRPLQYRLIMNWNACIQMVAISFICNLIHAVLETGMTFRLNFCGSKAIGQYFCDIPQLQKISCTDTKVNQMLILLGFFLDSFIFAFIFASYTYIFSAVMKIPSVQSRHKVFSTCTPHLTVFSLFIITAVFSYMRPKSLSTPSVDLLSAVLYTAVPPLLNPLIYSFRNKDIQKALLKILKKNKQFMT comes from the coding sequence ATGGCCAACCAATCTACTGTGAGGGAGTTTGTTCTGATGGGATTTTCTGATGACCGGGATCTGCAAATACTGCATTCTGTGATGTTTCTTATTGTTTACATGACAGCCTTAACAGGAAATTGTCTCATTATAATAGCAGTGGTAGTGGACCACCACCTCCACAGTCCAATGTACTACTTTTTGGTCAACCTCTCCTTTTTAGATATTTGTTCCATCTCTACAACAGTTCCAAAATCCATAGCAGTTTCATTGACAAACAACAAAGGGATCTCTTTTGCTGGATGTGTCACTCAGATCTTTTTAATGGTCACATTTGTTGGTGGTGAGCTTGCTTTGTTGACCATCATGGCTTATGACCGTTATGTAGCTATCTGCCGTCCTCTGCAATATAGGCTGATCATGAACTGGAATGCCTGCATTCAAATGGTAGCAATTTCCTTCATATGCAACCTGATCCATGCGGTCTTAGAAACAGGTATGACTTTTCGATTAAACTTCTGTGGGTCCAAAGCAATTGGCCAGTATTTCTGTGACATTCCTCAATTACAAAAGATTTCTTGCACAGATACAAAAGTCAATCAAATGCTGATACTTCTTGGGTTCTTTTTGGACTCCTTTATTTTTGCATTCATCTTTGCTTCCTATACCTATATCTTCTCAGCAGTGATGAAAATTCCATCAGTTCAAAGCAGGCATAAAGTGTTTTCTACCTGCACTCCCCACCtaactgttttttctttgtttatcatCACAGCTGTATTTTCATATATGAGGCCCAAATCTCTCTCTACTCCTTCTGTGGACTTGCTTTCTGCTGTTTTGTACACAGCTGTGCCACCACTTTTGAATCCTCTGATTTATAGCTTCAGGAACAAGGACATACAAAAGGCTCTcctgaaaatattgaaaaaaaacaagcaattcaTGACATGA
- the LOC134497316 gene encoding olfactory receptor 14A16-like, producing the protein MANQSTVTEFLLMGFSDDRNMQILYFVMFLVIYLLALTGNFLLVVAVILNHHLHAPMYFFLANLSFSDVCFISTIIPKAMAISLTNNRWISYAGCVAQVFSVFTLAGSEVALLTIMAYDRYVAICHPLQYNLILNWDASMQIAAASWLTCMIHALLQIVIVYHWKFCRSYRIEQFFCDVPQLQKISCTDTRISQILILVIGIIVNSFCTGFIFASYGYIFSAVLKIPSVQGRYKAFSTCAPHLMVFSLFLSSAVFAYERPQSLSSHTLDLLSAVLYTVLPPLLNPLIYSFRNKGIQKAVWRMLKK; encoded by the coding sequence ATGGCCAACCAATCCACTGTGACAGAGTTCCTTCTGATGGGATTTTCGGATGACCGCAATATGCAAATCCTGTATTTTGTAATGTTTCTTGTCATTTACTTACTAGCCTTAACTGGGAATTTTCTTCTGGTGGTAGCTGTGATCCTAAATCACCACCTTCATGCTCCCATGTACTTCTTTTTGGCAAATTTGTCATTCTCTGATGTTTGTTTCATCTCAACTATTATCCCTAAAGCAATGGCCATTTCTTTGACGAACAATAGGTGGATCTCCTATGCTGGATGTGTTGCTCAGGTCTTCTCAGTTTTCACCTTGGCAGGTTCTGAGGTTGCCTTGCTCACCATCATGGCTTATGACCGTTATGTGGCCATCTGCCATCCCCTGCAATACAATCTAATCCTGAACTGGGATGCTAGTATGCAAATAGCAGCTGCTTCTTGGCTCACCTGTATGATCCATGCATTGCTACAAATTGTAATTGTATATCATTGGAAATTCTGCAGGTCATATAGGATTGAGCAGTTTTTCTGTGATGTCCCCCAGTTACAGAAGATTTCCTGTACTGATACAAGAATTAGCCAAATTCTGATTTTGGTTATAGGAATTATTGTAAACTCATTTTGTACAGGATTCATTTTTGCTTCCTATGGCTACATCTTCTCTGCTGTGCTAAAAATTCCATCAGTTCAAGGCAGATATAAAGCTTTCTCAACATGTGCACCCCATTTGAtggttttttctttatttttgagcTCTGCTGTGTTTGCATACGAGAGGCCCCAAAGTCTTTCCTCCCATACTTTGGACTTGCTTTCTGCTGTTCTCTACACAGTTTTGCCCCCACTGCTCAATCCCCTCATTTATAGCTTCAGGAACAAGGGCATCCAAAAGGCTGTATGGAGaatgctaaaaaaataa